The Deinococcota bacterium region GATCGACAAGCGCCTGCGCGAGGGGGTCCTGCTCGTCCACCACGCGCCGCTGGACGTGGCCTTCTTGCGCGTCGCCTACCGCAAGCACGGCCGGCCCTGGCCGCGCCCCAAGGTCGTGGACACGCTCAGGCTGCTCCTGCGTCTGGGTCGCCGCCAGCGCTACTACCTTTCCGGTGAGAACGGGGTGCCGACCAACCTGTTGGAAGCGCGCCTTCACTTCGGCCTGCCGTCCCATCCCGAACACCACGCGCTCGAGGACGCCGTCGCCACCGCCGAGCTCTTTTTGCTCTTGGCCCAGAAGCTGGAGGCCCAGAGCCTGCGCGA contains the following coding sequences:
- a CDS encoding 3'-5' exonuclease is translated as MNLPWSSPAWRELTFWALDLETGGLRAKSDPVLSVGMVPVRHEAVRLGEAYYSLLRPKRAVAEASLKVHHILPQEVAQAPLLAEVLPEIDKRLREGVLLVHHAPLDVAFLRVAYRKHGRPWPRPKVVDTLRLLLRLGRRQRYYLSGENGVPTNLLEARLHFGLPSHPEHHALEDAVATAELFLLLAQKLEAQSLRDLS